A region of Burkholderiales bacterium JOSHI_001 DNA encodes the following proteins:
- a CDS encoding putative permease, DMT superfamily (PFAM: EamA-like transporter family) yields the protein MTRTRANLLLTLVALIWGSAFVAQSLAMKHVQAMGFTAVRFAIGALVVAPLAWREWRHHRARGLNFNAADAGAVALLGLALCAGAALQQVGIIHTTVTNAAFLTALYVPLVPLLGWWWLGRRPHLAVWPAGAGCVAGTWLLAGGGGLAFSSGDLWVLASVLPWAVHVLFVGRVADRLAAPFLLACGQFAVCALASGAWALATETLSPAAYAEAAWAIAYTGIVSVGIGFTAQVVGQRSAPAADAAIIMSAETVFAAGFGYALMGERLGATGWAGCALILACIVAVQLLPVSDASRAAAPVH from the coding sequence ATGACCCGCACCCGCGCCAACCTGCTGCTGACCCTGGTGGCGCTGATCTGGGGCTCGGCCTTCGTGGCGCAGAGCCTGGCGATGAAGCATGTGCAGGCCATGGGCTTCACCGCGGTGCGTTTTGCCATCGGCGCGCTGGTGGTGGCGCCGCTGGCCTGGCGCGAATGGCGCCACCACCGTGCGCGGGGCTTGAACTTCAACGCCGCCGACGCCGGCGCCGTGGCCCTGCTGGGGCTGGCGCTGTGCGCGGGCGCGGCCTTGCAGCAGGTGGGCATCATCCACACCACGGTGACCAACGCGGCCTTTCTCACCGCGCTGTATGTGCCGCTGGTGCCGCTGCTGGGCTGGTGGTGGCTGGGCCGGCGCCCGCACCTGGCGGTGTGGCCGGCCGGCGCGGGCTGCGTGGCCGGCACCTGGCTGCTGGCCGGCGGCGGCGGCCTGGCCTTTTCCAGTGGCGACCTGTGGGTGCTGGCCTCGGTGCTGCCCTGGGCGGTGCATGTGCTCTTCGTCGGCCGGGTGGCCGACCGCCTGGCCGCGCCCTTCCTGCTGGCCTGCGGGCAGTTCGCGGTGTGCGCGCTGGCCAGCGGTGCCTGGGCGCTGGCCACGGAAACCCTCTCGCCCGCGGCCTATGCAGAAGCCGCCTGGGCCATTGCCTACACCGGCATCGTGTCGGTGGGCATCGGCTTCACCGCCCAGGTGGTGGGCCAGCGCAGCGCCCCGGCGGCGGACGCGGCCATCATCATGTCGGCCGAAACCGTGTTCGCGGCCGGCTTTGGCTATGCGCTGATGGGCGAACGCCTGGGCGCCACCGGCTGGGCCGGCTGCGCGCTGATCCTGGCCTGCATCGTGGCGGTGCAGTTGCTGCCGGTGTCGGATGCCAGCCGGGCCGCGGCGCCGGTGCATTGA
- a CDS encoding hypothetical protein (PFAM: Tripartite tricarboxylate transporter family receptor), whose translation MKRRTLIAGLGTAALASHTGLRAQGAYPQKPITLVVPSAPGGTTDFTARLIADSLSRALGQPVIVDNKAGGAGNIGNQFVAKAKPDGHTLLVAYSGYQVGNPHLFPNAGWDPIKDFSPVAMLTRPPQLIVTKANLQANTLAELVAHAKAHPGKLNYASSGNGSIQHIAGELFKQLTGTFITHIPYRGAGPAVQDLMGGQVDLFITTPASVVQQVKAGKLKALAVTSASRLAALPQVPTAVEAGLKGFTLDSWFALYGPAGLPAELVQTLSTEVGKILSQPETRRKAEESGTSVEPMSPAQLGDFTRKELAYWGHVIKASKITAE comes from the coding sequence ATGAAACGACGCACCCTCATCGCCGGGCTGGGCACGGCCGCGCTGGCCAGCCACACCGGCCTGCGCGCACAAGGCGCCTACCCGCAAAAGCCCATCACCCTGGTCGTGCCCAGCGCGCCCGGCGGCACCACCGACTTCACCGCACGCCTGATCGCCGACAGCCTGTCGCGCGCGCTGGGTCAGCCGGTGATCGTGGACAACAAGGCCGGCGGTGCCGGCAACATCGGCAACCAGTTCGTCGCCAAGGCCAAGCCCGATGGCCACACGCTGCTGGTGGCCTACAGCGGCTACCAGGTGGGCAACCCCCACCTCTTTCCCAACGCCGGATGGGACCCCATCAAGGACTTCAGCCCCGTGGCCATGCTGACCCGGCCCCCCCAGCTCATCGTCACCAAGGCCAACCTGCAGGCCAACACCCTGGCCGAGCTGGTGGCCCACGCCAAGGCCCACCCCGGGAAACTGAACTACGCGTCCTCCGGCAACGGCTCCATCCAGCACATCGCGGGCGAGCTGTTCAAGCAGCTGACCGGCACCTTCATCACGCACATTCCCTACCGCGGCGCCGGCCCGGCGGTGCAGGACCTGATGGGCGGGCAGGTGGACCTGTTCATCACGACGCCGGCGTCGGTGGTGCAGCAGGTCAAGGCCGGGAAGCTGAAGGCCCTGGCGGTGACCAGCGCGTCACGACTGGCCGCGCTGCCCCAGGTGCCAACGGCGGTGGAGGCGGGCCTGAAGGGTTTCACACTCGACTCCTGGTTCGCGCTGTACGGGCCCGCCGGCTTGCCGGCCGAGCTGGTGCAGACCCTCAGCACCGAAGTTGGCAAGATCCTGTCGCAGCCCGAGACCCGGCGCAAGGCCGAGGAGTCCGGCACCTCGGTGGAGCCGATGAGCCCGGCCCAGCTCGGTGACTTCACCCGCAAGGAACTGGCCTACTGGGGCCATGTCATCAAGGCGTCGAAGATCACCGCCGAGTGA
- a CDS encoding lactoylglutathione lyase-like lyase (PFAM: Glyoxalase/Bleomycin resistance protein/Dioxygenase superfamily), whose protein sequence is MIDHLDHLVLTTARREACVDFYTRVLGMQLESFIGGTPPVERQAFKFGHQKINLHVQGSEFEPKAHLPVPGALDLCFIASVPLDQVIARLGAANWPIVEGPVMRTGATRKIRSVYVRDPDFNLIEISELA, encoded by the coding sequence ATGATCGACCACCTCGACCACCTGGTGCTGACCACCGCGCGCCGCGAGGCCTGCGTGGACTTCTACACCCGCGTGCTGGGCATGCAGCTGGAGTCCTTCATCGGCGGCACGCCCCCGGTGGAACGCCAGGCCTTCAAGTTCGGCCACCAGAAGATCAACCTGCACGTGCAGGGCTCGGAGTTCGAGCCCAAGGCCCACCTGCCCGTGCCTGGCGCGCTGGACCTGTGCTTCATCGCGTCGGTGCCGCTGGACCAGGTGATCGCGCGCCTGGGCGCGGCGAACTGGCCCATCGTCGAAGGGCCGGTGATGCGCACCGGTGCCACGCGCAAGATCCGCTCGGTCTATGTGCGCGACCCGGACTTCAACCTGATCGAAATTTCCGAACTGGCCTGA
- a CDS encoding isopropylmalate/homocitrate/citramalate synthase (PFAM: HMGL-like) has translation MQRIHFNEVVTRDGFQNEAAFVPTDAKVALIDELSACGYAKIEVTSFTSAKAIPMLRDAEEVMGRIQRRPGVEYTVLVPNVRGAERALEARADELNLVMSTSQTHNLANLRMPREKSFAGLREVITLAAGQVPVNVSLSCCFGCPMEGDVPQDEVLRWAERFAALGVRGLTICDTTGMAHPVQVSRLTQALQQRFGGLQLTLHFHNTRGMGLANVLASVQAGISRFDGSLGGLGGCPYAPGATGNICSEDAIHMLQLMGHDTGIKLPALIDVARRLPQLVGHDVPGQLAKAGLITDLHPAPAHVAELRKQHP, from the coding sequence ATGCAACGCATCCACTTCAACGAGGTTGTCACCCGCGACGGCTTCCAGAACGAAGCCGCCTTCGTGCCCACCGACGCCAAGGTGGCACTGATCGACGAACTCAGCGCCTGCGGCTACGCCAAGATCGAGGTCACGTCCTTCACCTCGGCCAAGGCCATCCCGATGCTGCGCGACGCGGAAGAGGTGATGGGCCGCATCCAGCGCCGGCCGGGCGTGGAGTACACCGTGCTGGTGCCCAATGTGCGCGGTGCCGAACGGGCGCTGGAGGCGCGCGCCGACGAGCTGAATTTGGTCATGTCCACGTCGCAGACGCACAACCTGGCCAACCTGCGCATGCCGCGCGAGAAAAGCTTTGCCGGCCTGCGCGAGGTGATCACCCTGGCCGCCGGCCAGGTGCCGGTGAACGTGTCGCTGTCCTGCTGCTTCGGCTGCCCGATGGAAGGCGATGTGCCGCAGGACGAGGTGCTGCGCTGGGCCGAGCGCTTCGCGGCCCTGGGCGTGCGCGGGCTGACGATCTGCGACACCACCGGCATGGCGCACCCGGTGCAGGTGTCGCGCCTCACGCAGGCGCTGCAGCAGCGCTTCGGCGGCCTGCAGCTCACGCTGCACTTTCACAACACGCGCGGCATGGGCCTGGCCAATGTCCTGGCCTCGGTGCAGGCCGGCATCAGTCGCTTCGACGGATCGCTGGGCGGCCTGGGCGGCTGTCCCTATGCCCCCGGCGCCACCGGCAACATCTGCAGCGAAGACGCCATCCACATGCTGCAGCTCATGGGTCACGACACGGGCATCAAGCTGCCGGCCCTGATCGACGTCGCCCGCCGCCTGCCGCAACTGGTCGGCCACGACGTGCCCGGCCAGCTGGCCAAGGCCGGGCTCATCACCGACCTGCACCCCGCCCCCGCCCACGTGGCCGAACTGCGAAAGCAACACCCATGA
- a CDS encoding putative acyl-CoA transferase/carnitine dehydratase (PFAM: CoA-transferase family III): MPNDPASPLAPGAPAAAALAGLKVLELGQLIAGPFAAKTLADFGADVVKIEPPGAGDPLRKWRLLKDGTSVWWQVQSRNKRSLALDLRTPEAQDVVRQLAAEADVLIENFRPGALEGWNLAPDELMAANPKLIVLRISGYGQTGPYRDRPGFGVVAEAMGGLRHLTAEPGRVPVRVGVSIGDTLAALHGVIGILLALQHRHASGRGQVIDVALYEAVFNCMESLLPEHSAFGAVRGPAGSALPGIAPTNAYLCRDGGYALVAGNGDSIFRRLMTLIGRQDLGDDPALADNAGRVARVAELDAAIAAWTATRTVDEVLAALEAASVPAGRIYTVADIAADPHYRARGMLQELQMDDGSTLSVPGIVPKLSATPGRHHRNAPTLGQDSSEVLRDIGLTEAQIAALRERGIVN; encoded by the coding sequence ATGCCCAACGACCCCGCCTCCCCTTTGGCGCCTGGCGCCCCGGCCGCCGCCGCCCTGGCCGGCCTGAAGGTGCTGGAGCTCGGCCAGCTGATCGCCGGCCCCTTCGCAGCCAAGACCCTGGCCGACTTCGGCGCCGATGTCGTCAAGATCGAGCCGCCCGGCGCTGGCGACCCGCTGCGCAAGTGGCGGCTGCTGAAGGATGGCACCTCGGTGTGGTGGCAGGTGCAGTCGCGCAACAAGCGCTCGCTGGCGCTGGACCTGCGCACACCCGAAGCCCAGGACGTGGTGCGCCAATTGGCGGCCGAAGCCGATGTGCTGATCGAGAACTTCCGCCCCGGCGCACTGGAGGGCTGGAACCTGGCGCCGGACGAGCTGATGGCGGCCAACCCCAAGCTGATCGTGCTGCGCATCAGCGGCTACGGCCAGACCGGGCCCTACCGCGACCGGCCCGGCTTCGGCGTGGTGGCCGAGGCCATGGGCGGCCTGCGCCACCTCACGGCCGAACCGGGCCGCGTGCCGGTGCGCGTGGGCGTGAGCATCGGCGACACGCTGGCGGCCCTGCACGGCGTGATCGGCATCCTGCTGGCGCTGCAGCACCGGCATGCCAGTGGCCGCGGGCAGGTGATCGACGTGGCGCTGTACGAGGCCGTCTTCAACTGCATGGAAAGCCTGCTGCCCGAGCACAGCGCCTTCGGTGCCGTGCGCGGCCCGGCCGGCAGCGCCCTGCCCGGCATCGCACCGACCAACGCCTACCTGTGCCGCGACGGCGGCTATGCGCTGGTGGCCGGCAACGGCGACAGCATCTTCCGCCGCCTGATGACCCTGATCGGCCGCCAGGACCTGGGCGACGACCCCGCGCTGGCAGACAACGCCGGCCGTGTGGCACGCGTGGCCGAGCTGGACGCCGCGATCGCCGCCTGGACGGCCACGCGCACCGTGGACGAGGTGCTGGCGGCGCTGGAGGCGGCCTCGGTGCCCGCCGGCCGCATCTACACCGTGGCCGACATTGCGGCCGACCCGCACTACCGCGCCCGCGGCATGCTTCAAGAACTGCAGATGGACGACGGCAGCACGCTCAGCGTGCCAGGCATCGTGCCCAAGCTCTCCGCAACCCCCGGGCGCCACCACCGCAACGCGCCCACACTGGGCCAGGACAGCAGCGAGGTGCTGCGCGACATTGGCCTGACCGAGGCGCAGATCGCCGCGCTGCGCGAGCGCGGCATCGTCAACTGA
- a CDS encoding transcriptional regulator (PFAM: LysR substrate binding domain~manually curated), with product MTPGARLQGGGRSPRRCARPSRGPAPTALGRAFSKRGMAILQELDHLAVELADARQGVVRHVHVCAGTAAITHFLPPLLAEYAVLRPEVQVELEEQVSQQVVATVREGRADLGVFVAGPDTRGLELRDFRRDELVLILPAAHRLGGRSPLAFADTLDDPWISLNAGAAMLEAQQQAAMAAGRPLKLRMQVRSFDAVGHMVAAGLGIAALPKGAALPIVRAMKLQWRPLSDAWASRQLQLVVRPDADATVRALRDFLLPVSQNAKPGRARLK from the coding sequence TTGACGCCGGGCGCGCGCCTGCAGGGCGGTGGCCGGTCGCCGCGGCGCTGCGCGCGGCCTTCGCGCGGCCCGGCGCCCACGGCCCTGGGCCGTGCGTTCTCGAAGCGCGGCATGGCCATCCTGCAGGAGCTGGACCACCTGGCGGTGGAACTGGCCGACGCCCGCCAGGGCGTGGTGCGGCACGTCCACGTCTGCGCCGGCACGGCGGCCATCACGCATTTCCTGCCGCCGCTGCTGGCCGAGTACGCCGTGCTGCGCCCCGAGGTGCAGGTGGAACTGGAAGAGCAGGTCTCACAACAGGTGGTGGCCACGGTGCGCGAGGGGCGGGCCGACCTGGGCGTGTTCGTCGCGGGGCCCGACACCCGGGGCCTGGAGCTGCGCGACTTCCGCCGCGACGAACTGGTGCTGATCCTGCCTGCCGCCCACCGCCTGGGAGGCCGCTCGCCCCTGGCCTTTGCCGACACGCTGGACGACCCCTGGATCAGCCTGAACGCGGGCGCCGCCATGCTGGAAGCCCAGCAGCAGGCGGCCATGGCCGCCGGCCGGCCGCTGAAGCTGCGCATGCAGGTGCGCAGCTTCGACGCAGTGGGCCACATGGTGGCTGCCGGCCTGGGCATCGCGGCCCTGCCCAAGGGCGCCGCGCTGCCCATCGTGCGGGCCATGAAGCTGCAGTGGCGGCCCTTGTCCGACGCCTGGGCCAGCCGGCAGCTGCAGTTGGTGGTCCGGCCGGACGCCGACGCGACCGTGCGGGCGCTCCGGGATTTCCTGCTGCCGGTTTCGCAAAACGCGAAGCCTGGCCGCGCCAGATTGAAATAG
- a CDS encoding putative dehydrogenase (PFAM: Oxidoreductase family, NAD-binding Rossmann fold) yields the protein MNDLRWGILGAAKFAREHMGPALALAPGGQVAAVATSDPAKAEPFRAFAPGLRVHVSYEALLADPDIDAVYIPLPNSLHVEWTLKAIQAGKHVLCEKPMAMRAEEFDALIAARDAAGVLVAEAFMIVHHPQWQRVRQLLADGAIGRLWRIDSAFSFNNRDSGNIRNQAAMGGGGLRDIGVYVMGSARFATGLEASDLRARIQWEDGVDVYANLNARFGDADFVSFTAIRMHPRQEVTFHGDDGLLRLPVPFNARVFGEARLELHRGSTCTTERWPAANHYELQVAAFNRAVREGGAWDCPLEFSRGTQVMIDAALASAAAEV from the coding sequence ATGAACGATCTGCGTTGGGGCATCCTGGGCGCGGCGAAGTTCGCGCGCGAACACATGGGTCCGGCCCTCGCCCTGGCCCCGGGCGGGCAGGTGGCGGCCGTGGCCACGTCCGATCCGGCCAAGGCCGAACCGTTTCGGGCCTTCGCACCCGGCCTGCGCGTGCACGTCAGCTACGAAGCGCTGCTGGCCGACCCGGACATCGACGCGGTGTACATCCCGCTGCCCAACAGCCTGCACGTGGAATGGACGCTGAAGGCCATCCAGGCCGGCAAGCACGTGCTGTGCGAAAAACCCATGGCCATGCGCGCCGAGGAGTTCGACGCGCTGATCGCCGCGCGCGACGCAGCGGGCGTGCTGGTGGCCGAAGCCTTCATGATCGTTCACCACCCCCAATGGCAGCGCGTGCGCCAGTTGCTGGCCGACGGTGCCATCGGGCGCCTGTGGCGCATCGACAGCGCGTTCTCGTTCAACAACCGCGACAGCGGCAACATCCGCAACCAGGCCGCCATGGGGGGCGGCGGCCTGCGCGACATCGGCGTGTACGTGATGGGCAGTGCGCGCTTCGCCACCGGCCTGGAAGCCAGCGACCTGCGGGCCCGCATCCAGTGGGAAGACGGTGTGGACGTGTATGCCAACCTGAACGCCCGCTTCGGCGACGCTGATTTCGTCAGCTTCACCGCCATCCGCATGCACCCGCGCCAGGAAGTCACCTTCCATGGCGACGACGGCCTGCTGCGCCTGCCGGTGCCCTTCAACGCCCGGGTCTTCGGCGAAGCGCGGCTGGAGCTTCACCGCGGCAGCACCTGCACCACCGAACGCTGGCCGGCCGCGAACCACTATGAACTGCAGGTGGCCGCCTTCAACCGCGCGGTGCGCGAGGGCGGTGCCTGGGACTGTCCGCTGGAGTTCTCCCGCGGCACCCAGGTGATGATCGACGCCGCGTTGGCCTCGGCCGCTGCCGAGGTTTGA
- a CDS encoding ABC-type polar amino acid transport system, ATPase component (PFAM: ABC transporter), which translates to MTTAASALISVEKVNKHFGAHHVLKDVSTHFNAGEVTVILGASGSGKSTLLRMLNRLETHDSGRIVVDGIEVNDDAKALERLRAEVGMVFQQFNLFPHLSVLENVTLAPRRVRRMAPADADARALELLERVGLKDHVRKHPFQLSGGQQQRVAIARSLAMQPKVMLFDEPTSALDPEMVKEVLDVMKQLARSGMTMLVVTHEMGFAREVADRVLFIDQGCVAADAPPESFFGQQDNERIRAFIGRIAH; encoded by the coding sequence ATGACCACCGCCGCTTCCGCGCTGATTTCGGTGGAGAAGGTCAACAAGCACTTCGGTGCCCACCACGTGCTGAAGGACGTCAGCACCCATTTCAACGCGGGCGAAGTGACCGTGATCCTCGGCGCTTCGGGCTCGGGCAAAAGCACGCTGCTGCGCATGCTGAACCGGCTGGAAACCCACGATTCCGGCCGCATCGTGGTGGACGGCATCGAGGTGAATGACGACGCCAAGGCGCTGGAGCGCCTGCGCGCCGAGGTGGGCATGGTGTTCCAGCAGTTCAACCTGTTCCCCCACCTCAGCGTGCTGGAAAACGTGACCCTGGCGCCGCGCCGCGTGCGCCGCATGGCGCCGGCCGACGCCGATGCGCGCGCGCTGGAACTGCTGGAACGCGTGGGCCTGAAGGACCATGTGCGCAAGCACCCCTTCCAACTGTCGGGCGGGCAGCAGCAACGCGTGGCCATTGCACGCAGCCTGGCCATGCAGCCCAAGGTGATGCTGTTCGACGAACCCACCTCGGCGCTGGACCCCGAGATGGTGAAGGAAGTGCTGGACGTGATGAAACAGCTGGCCCGCAGCGGCATGACCATGCTGGTGGTGACCCACGAGATGGGCTTCGCGCGCGAAGTGGCCGACCGCGTGCTGTTCATCGACCAGGGCTGCGTGGCGGCCGACGCGCCGCCGGAAAGCTTTTTCGGCCAGCAGGACAACGAGCGCATCCGCGCTTTCATCGGGCGCATTGCGCATTGA
- a CDS encoding amine acid ABC transporter, permease protein, 3-TM region, His/Glu/Gln/Arg/opine family (PFAM: Binding-protein-dependent transport system inner membrane component~TIGRFAM: amine acid ABC transporter, permease protein, 3-TM region, His/Glu/Gln/Arg/opine family): MALSSALLIAILWLIHIPLSWAPDPIGKNAQLFAEGTLVTVQLTLVAGVAGVLLGVLAALGKVSRVAPLRWLAGFYIWVMRGTPLLVQVLFVYFALPEVHPVLRLSEFTAAALALAMNVGAYNAEAIRAGLMAVPKGQVEAARSLGLGRWHTFIDITFPQAFKISLPPLVNNIVALLKDSSLAFTIGVVELTNAGAQVKSSSFQAVPVFVATAIIYLLLTTVMTQISDAVERRFDIEGKLQ, encoded by the coding sequence ATGGCGCTGTCGTCGGCGCTGCTGATCGCCATCCTCTGGCTGATCCACATCCCGCTGTCCTGGGCGCCCGACCCCATCGGCAAGAACGCCCAGTTGTTCGCCGAAGGCACCCTGGTGACGGTGCAGCTCACCCTGGTGGCCGGCGTGGCCGGTGTGCTGCTGGGGGTGCTGGCGGCACTGGGCAAGGTGTCGCGCGTTGCGCCGCTGCGCTGGCTGGCGGGCTTCTACATCTGGGTGATGCGCGGCACGCCGCTGCTGGTGCAGGTGCTGTTCGTCTACTTCGCGCTGCCGGAGGTGCACCCGGTGCTGCGCCTGTCCGAATTCACCGCCGCGGCGCTGGCGCTGGCCATGAACGTGGGCGCCTACAACGCCGAGGCCATCCGCGCCGGGCTGATGGCGGTGCCCAAGGGCCAGGTGGAAGCGGCGCGCTCGTTGGGCCTGGGCCGCTGGCACACCTTCATCGACATCACCTTCCCCCAGGCCTTCAAGATTTCGCTGCCGCCGCTGGTGAACAACATCGTCGCGCTGCTGAAGGATTCTTCCCTGGCCTTCACCATCGGCGTGGTGGAACTCACCAACGCCGGCGCGCAGGTGAAGAGCAGTTCCTTCCAGGCCGTGCCGGTGTTCGTGGCCACGGCCATCATCTACCTGCTGTTGACCACGGTGATGACGCAGATCTCCGACGCGGTCGAACGCCGCTTCGACATCGAGGGCAAGCTGCAATGA
- a CDS encoding periplasmic component of amino acid ABC-type transporter/signal transduction system (PFAM: Bacterial extracellular solute-binding proteins, family 3), with protein MNFLRTTTRRVALAATLLALAATAQARPFDAIKKAGKIVIATEGQFSPFNYFEGKKLTGFEIDVAEAMAAKMGVKVEWKTLGFDALLTGLGQDRWDMVIASHGITDERAKAVTFSEPHYCTGGVIVAKNPAIKGAKDLAGKVVAVQTGTSYMDNVKKVAGIKEVKNFPQDTDARAALASGRVDAWVTDKFVAISSQEKDAKAGLSMGDFLFVERVASAVAKGNTSLAGEINKALAAIQADGSYEKISKKYFKEDIRCKP; from the coding sequence ATGAACTTCCTGCGCACCACCACCCGCCGCGTCGCCCTGGCCGCCACCCTGCTGGCCCTGGCCGCCACGGCCCAGGCCCGGCCCTTCGACGCCATCAAGAAGGCCGGCAAGATCGTCATCGCCACCGAGGGCCAGTTCTCGCCCTTCAACTACTTCGAAGGTAAGAAGCTCACTGGCTTCGAGATCGACGTGGCCGAGGCCATGGCCGCCAAGATGGGTGTGAAGGTGGAATGGAAGACCCTGGGCTTCGACGCCCTGCTCACCGGCCTGGGCCAGGACCGCTGGGACATGGTGATCGCCTCGCACGGCATCACCGACGAACGCGCCAAGGCCGTCACCTTCAGCGAGCCGCATTACTGCACCGGCGGTGTCATCGTGGCCAAGAACCCGGCCATCAAGGGTGCCAAGGACCTGGCCGGCAAGGTGGTGGCGGTGCAGACCGGCACCAGCTACATGGACAACGTGAAGAAGGTGGCCGGCATCAAGGAAGTGAAGAACTTCCCGCAGGACACCGACGCCCGCGCCGCGCTGGCCAGCGGCCGTGTGGACGCCTGGGTGACCGACAAGTTCGTGGCCATCAGCAGCCAGGAAAAGGACGCCAAGGCCGGTTTGTCCATGGGCGACTTCCTGTTCGTCGAGCGCGTGGCCTCGGCCGTGGCCAAGGGCAACACCTCGCTGGCCGGTGAGATCAACAAGGCGCTGGCGGCCATCCAGGCCGACGGCAGCTACGAAAAAATCTCCAAGAAGTACTTCAAGGAAGACATCCGCTGCAAACCTTGA